A region of Bradyrhizobium sp. SZCCHNS1050 DNA encodes the following proteins:
- the prfH gene encoding peptide chain release factor H has product MRRLLLTAGRGPAECRLAVAHALQRLADEAEAADCECAIAREQTDRHGPASAIVVLDGPTAADLARRWTQGSLLWVCRSPLRPHHGRKNWFVGIVDLPPSERMAALAATDVRFESFRAGGPGGQHQNKTESAVRAVHMPTGLVAVARDGRSQHRNKALALARLAALLDGRARLADAGEARLIHAAHDRVERGAAGLRFEGPAFRPAG; this is encoded by the coding sequence ATGAGACGGCTGCTCCTCACGGCGGGGCGCGGTCCGGCCGAATGCCGGCTCGCGGTCGCGCATGCGCTGCAGCGGCTCGCCGACGAGGCCGAGGCGGCGGACTGCGAATGCGCGATCGCGCGAGAGCAGACCGACCGGCATGGGCCGGCCAGCGCGATCGTCGTGCTGGACGGGCCGACGGCGGCCGACCTCGCGCGGCGCTGGACGCAGGGCTCGCTGCTCTGGGTGTGCCGCAGTCCGCTGCGGCCGCATCACGGCCGCAAGAACTGGTTCGTCGGCATCGTCGATCTGCCCCCGTCGGAGCGGATGGCGGCGTTGGCGGCCACCGACGTCCGGTTCGAGAGCTTTCGTGCCGGCGGTCCCGGCGGCCAGCACCAGAACAAGACCGAGAGCGCGGTGCGCGCGGTTCACATGCCGACGGGGCTGGTCGCGGTCGCGCGCGACGGCCGCTCCCAGCATCGCAACAAGGCGCTGGCGCTCGCGCGTCTCGCCGCATTGCTGGACGGCCGCGCGCGCCTAGCCGACGCCGGCGAGGCGCGCCTCATCCACGCGGCGCATGACCGCGTCGAACGTGGCGCAGCCGGGCTGCGCTTCGAGGGACCTGCGTTCAGGCCGGCGGGATGA
- a CDS encoding phosphotransferase enzyme family protein, which yields MPDFEPIYTTTGAESVGRFVATHYALSEPLACRLMNRGFNDVYLIISATGARYVFRLSHHRARGPADVRTETDFLAHLARCGVPVAAAVPARDGALFVRGEAAEGGREGVLFHAIEGRTPEVASQSDARANGVTLARVHAAAMSYRPEAPLYLLDLDHLLHRPLARVQQLCSLIDADDGGFLQDIAERTAARIEAMEGLTWTHCHGDCHGFNARIGAGGEAVFFDFDDGGPGYLAYDLAVFLWAKLSFGRRFHAAWHAFVDGYRSVRPISAADFEAAHAFVTVRHFWLMGEQASRSREWGSENVRWVTQQREFLEGWEAQHLATRLL from the coding sequence GTGCCCGACTTCGAGCCGATCTACACCACGACCGGCGCCGAGAGCGTGGGCCGCTTCGTGGCAACACACTACGCGCTATCAGAGCCGCTCGCGTGCCGCCTGATGAACCGCGGCTTCAACGACGTCTATCTGATTATATCCGCAACGGGCGCACGCTACGTCTTCCGTCTGTCGCATCACCGCGCCCGCGGCCCGGCCGATGTCCGCACCGAGACCGACTTCCTCGCACATCTCGCGCGCTGCGGCGTGCCGGTGGCCGCGGCGGTTCCGGCACGCGACGGCGCGCTGTTCGTACGCGGCGAGGCGGCGGAAGGCGGCCGCGAAGGCGTGCTGTTTCACGCCATCGAGGGACGGACCCCGGAGGTCGCATCGCAGAGCGACGCGCGCGCCAACGGCGTGACGCTTGCCCGAGTGCACGCGGCGGCGATGTCCTATCGGCCCGAAGCGCCGCTCTATCTTCTGGACCTCGACCATCTGCTGCACCGGCCGCTCGCGCGCGTTCAACAGCTCTGCAGTCTGATCGATGCCGATGATGGCGGCTTTCTCCAGGACATCGCGGAGCGAACCGCCGCACGGATCGAGGCGATGGAGGGCCTGACATGGACGCATTGTCACGGCGACTGCCACGGCTTCAATGCGCGCATCGGCGCCGGCGGCGAGGCCGTGTTCTTCGACTTCGACGACGGCGGTCCCGGCTATCTGGCCTATGACCTGGCCGTGTTCCTGTGGGCCAAGCTGTCGTTCGGCCGGCGCTTTCATGCGGCGTGGCACGCCTTCGTCGACGGCTACCGCTCGGTCCGCCCGATCTCGGCCGCTGATTTCGAGGCCGCGCATGCCTTCGTGACCGTCAGGCACTTCTGGCTGATGGGCGAGCAGGCCAGCCGTTCGCGCGAATGGGGTAGCGAGAATGTCCGCTGGGTCACGCAGCAGCGGGAATTTCTCGAAGGCTGGGAGGCGCAGCACCTTGCGACGCGCTTGCTATGA
- a CDS encoding Hsp70 family protein, which yields MAAAAHCGIDFGTSNTTVGLSNSASAELIPLEGEQRTLPSAMFFDFEDHGTQFGRSAIERYLTGHDGRFMRALKSILGTALIHEKTYIRQKAVPFAGILGFFFAHLKTRIETRLGREINQVVLGRPVRFVDKDDAADAEAQSALEGIARDQGFKHIAFQYEPIAAALDYEQQVAREELVLIVDIGGGTSDFSIVRVSPERRGKAQREDDILANGGIHIGGTDFDRLLSLKSVMPHLGYGSLTADGKRNLPTLYYHELATWHRINQLYKKGVIGELRQIRYEAERRDLVDRFIKVVEEHRGHTLAIGVEQAKIALTAAKSLTSVLSEKDDWARIKFTRKDFDRAIGDSVERVVGTVTKLLDDAGVGAASINTIFLTGGSSMVPALRQAILALFPAARIAETDLLGSVGIGLALDARRKFG from the coding sequence ATGGCGGCAGCGGCCCATTGTGGCATCGACTTCGGCACTTCGAACACCACGGTCGGCCTCAGCAATTCCGCCTCCGCAGAGCTCATCCCCCTGGAGGGCGAGCAGCGGACCTTGCCGAGTGCGATGTTCTTCGATTTCGAGGATCACGGCACCCAGTTCGGGCGCAGCGCGATCGAGCGCTATCTGACCGGCCACGACGGCCGCTTCATGCGCGCGCTGAAGAGCATCCTCGGCACCGCGCTGATCCACGAGAAGACCTATATTCGGCAGAAGGCGGTGCCGTTTGCAGGTATCCTCGGCTTCTTCTTCGCGCATCTGAAGACGCGGATCGAGACGCGGCTCGGCAGGGAGATCAATCAAGTCGTGCTCGGCCGTCCCGTCCGCTTCGTCGACAAGGATGATGCGGCCGACGCGGAGGCGCAGAGCGCGCTGGAGGGCATCGCGCGGGACCAGGGTTTCAAGCACATCGCGTTCCAATACGAGCCGATCGCCGCCGCGCTCGACTACGAGCAGCAGGTCGCCCGCGAGGAGCTGGTGCTGATCGTCGACATCGGCGGCGGCACCTCGGACTTCTCGATCGTGCGCGTCTCGCCCGAGCGGCGCGGCAAGGCGCAGCGCGAGGACGACATCCTCGCCAATGGCGGCATCCACATCGGCGGCACCGATTTCGACCGGCTGCTCAGCCTGAAAAGCGTCATGCCGCATCTCGGCTACGGCAGCCTGACCGCCGACGGCAAGCGCAACCTGCCGACGCTGTACTATCACGAGCTCGCCACCTGGCACCGCATCAACCAGCTCTACAAGAAGGGCGTGATCGGCGAGCTGCGCCAGATCCGCTACGAGGCCGAGCGGCGCGATCTGGTCGACCGCTTCATCAAGGTGGTGGAGGAGCATCGCGGCCATACGCTCGCGATCGGCGTCGAGCAGGCCAAGATCGCGCTGACCGCGGCGAAGTCGCTGACCTCGGTGCTGTCGGAGAAGGACGACTGGGCGCGCATCAAGTTCACGCGCAAGGATTTCGACCGCGCCATCGGCGATTCCGTCGAACGCGTCGTCGGCACGGTGACGAAGCTGCTCGACGATGCCGGCGTCGGGGCCGCTTCCATCAACACCATCTTCCTCACCGGCGGCTCGAGCATGGTGCCGGCGCTGCGTCAGGCAATCCTGGCGCTGTTTCCGGCGGCGCGTATCGCCGAGACCGACCTGCTCGGCAGCGTCGGCATCGGGCTCGCGCTCGACGCGCGGCGCAAGTTCGGCTGA
- a CDS encoding GNAT family N-acetyltransferase, which produces MLTPTLHTARLILRPLALADAPAIQRQFDNWNVIRNLAAVVPWPYPPDGAETFVRLQLDRIAAGEELYQWVLALRDGDGEAIGNIHFRPRMESMKGHRGFWLAEPYWNRGLMSEAIAAVNDFAFGPLGLDQFTVCNVASNIASRRVKQKTGAEFVGFIEVAHHNGETRSEQWIVRRETWLQRREKQRAPA; this is translated from the coding sequence ATGCTCACGCCCACGTTGCATACCGCCCGTCTGATCCTGCGGCCGCTGGCCCTCGCCGATGCGCCGGCGATCCAGCGTCAGTTCGACAACTGGAACGTGATCCGCAACCTCGCGGCCGTCGTGCCGTGGCCCTATCCTCCTGACGGCGCCGAGACCTTCGTCAGGCTGCAGCTCGACAGGATCGCGGCCGGCGAGGAGCTGTATCAATGGGTGCTGGCGCTGCGCGACGGTGACGGCGAGGCCATCGGCAATATTCACTTCCGGCCGCGCATGGAGTCGATGAAGGGCCATCGCGGCTTCTGGCTCGCTGAGCCCTATTGGAATCGAGGGCTGATGAGCGAGGCGATCGCCGCCGTGAACGACTTCGCCTTCGGTCCGCTCGGGCTCGATCAGTTCACCGTCTGCAACGTCGCGAGCAACATCGCATCACGGCGGGTCAAGCAGAAGACGGGCGCCGAGTTCGTCGGCTTCATCGAGGTCGCGCACCACAATGGCGAGACCCGCTCCGAGCAATGGATCGTGCGGCGGGAGACGTGGCTGCAACGCCGAGAAAAGCAACGCGCTCCCGCCTGA
- a CDS encoding MgtC/SapB family protein — MSMPDLMSLSPAIIAIVVALGIGLLIGLERERRKGEGPGRSPAGLRTFAVASLAGAVSMLIGGKLLLAVVTAGIMVLTAIAYWRSRSDDPGLTSEAALILTVLLGGLATEQPALAAGVAVVLAVLLAARPVLHDFVRSVLSESELKDGLIFAAATLVVLPLLPDQPIGPYGALNLRSIWTLVVLMMAIGAAGHVSMRLLGARGGLAVSGFASGFVSSTATIGAMGARARKAPELGGAAAAGAALSTVATIAQLAAVLAVTSLPALQALLVPLLCAGAAAAIYGAIFTIVGLRQSGSADLPPGHAFSLLGALLLALTISAVLVLSAALREAFGEAGLVASAAVAGLVDTHAPAVAAAALAASGKIGAADAVAPVLAALSANTISKIVVAWTSGGSSFALRLVPGLVLVIAAAWAGAFGPSLAHGLADVLVHP; from the coding sequence ATGTCGATGCCGGATCTCATGAGCCTCAGTCCCGCGATCATCGCGATCGTCGTCGCGCTCGGCATCGGGTTGCTGATCGGCTTGGAGCGCGAGCGCCGCAAGGGCGAAGGGCCCGGGCGCTCGCCCGCGGGCTTGCGAACCTTTGCCGTCGCGTCGCTGGCCGGCGCGGTGAGCATGCTGATCGGCGGCAAGCTGCTGCTGGCCGTCGTCACCGCTGGAATCATGGTCCTCACGGCGATCGCCTATTGGCGTTCGCGCAGCGACGATCCGGGACTGACCTCGGAGGCGGCGCTGATCCTGACCGTCCTGCTCGGCGGCCTCGCCACCGAGCAACCTGCTCTGGCGGCGGGCGTCGCCGTCGTGCTGGCGGTGCTGTTGGCGGCCCGGCCGGTGCTGCACGACTTCGTCCGTTCGGTGCTCAGCGAGAGCGAGCTCAAGGACGGCCTGATCTTTGCCGCGGCCACGCTGGTCGTGCTGCCTCTGCTCCCGGATCAGCCGATCGGTCCGTACGGCGCGCTCAATCTGCGCAGCATCTGGACGCTCGTCGTCCTGATGATGGCGATCGGTGCCGCCGGACATGTCTCGATGCGGCTGCTCGGCGCACGCGGCGGGCTCGCCGTGTCCGGCTTCGCCTCGGGCTTCGTCTCCAGCACGGCCACGATCGGCGCGATGGGCGCACGGGCGCGCAAGGCGCCGGAGCTTGGCGGCGCCGCAGCCGCCGGCGCGGCATTGTCGACGGTCGCGACCATCGCCCAGCTCGCCGCGGTGCTGGCCGTCACCAGCCTCCCGGCGCTGCAGGCGCTGCTGGTCCCGCTGCTCTGCGCCGGCGCGGCGGCGGCGATCTACGGCGCGATCTTCACGATCGTCGGGTTGCGGCAGAGCGGTTCCGCCGACCTGCCGCCCGGACACGCCTTCAGCCTGCTGGGCGCGCTGTTGCTGGCGCTGACGATCTCTGCGGTGCTGGTGCTGTCGGCCGCGTTGCGCGAGGCGTTCGGCGAAGCCGGCCTGGTGGCGAGCGCTGCCGTCGCCGGTCTCGTCGATACCCATGCGCCGGCGGTGGCCGCGGCTGCGCTTGCCGCGTCGGGCAAGATCGGCGCCGCCGATGCCGTGGCTCCGGTGCTCGCGGCGCTGTCGGCGAACACGATCAGCAAGATCGTGGTGGCGTGGACCAGCGGCGGGTCGTCCTTCGCCCTGCGCCTCGTCCCCGGCCTCGTCCTCGTCATCGCAGCCGCCTGGGCCGGCGCCTTCGGACCGAGCCTTGCCCATGGTCTTGCCGATGTGCTGGTCCATCCGTGA
- a CDS encoding APC family permease, with the protein MPPSGLRRRLGLPLLVLYGTGVTVGAGIYVLIGAVAGHAGVHSSWAFALAAFVMAFTAASYAELATRYPVSAGEAAYVRAAFKSRLLSTAVGSLRLATGIIAAAAVTLGGAGYIRQLIDLPTPLIAMAIVVALGIVASWGILESVMLAGLLTLIETGGLVWIVVSAVHSGVAFGPALLTPPPLDLGVLSGITFAGLLAFFAFVGFEDLANVVEEAKSPQRSIPWAMALTLLITSVLYVLIAAIAVTAVAPGMLSASPAPLSLVFNAVAGISPATFTAIAIVSTLNTILAQMTMTARVVYGMAGQGDLPRIAGRVDPRTGTPLIATGLVMLAVAILALAFPLERLAEGTSLATLTIFAIVNLCLLRIRIWRIGSDAAHVRVPLWVPALGLITCMLMIVSAFVAA; encoded by the coding sequence GTGCCTCCATCTGGCTTGCGGCGGCGGCTCGGACTGCCGCTGCTGGTCCTCTACGGCACGGGCGTGACCGTCGGGGCCGGCATCTACGTCCTGATCGGCGCGGTCGCCGGTCATGCAGGTGTCCATTCCTCCTGGGCGTTTGCGCTGGCGGCCTTCGTGATGGCGTTCACCGCCGCCTCCTATGCCGAGCTTGCGACCCGCTATCCCGTGAGCGCCGGCGAGGCCGCCTATGTCCGCGCGGCCTTCAAGTCGCGGCTGCTCTCGACGGCGGTCGGCTCGCTGCGACTCGCCACCGGCATCATCGCGGCGGCCGCGGTGACGCTCGGCGGCGCCGGCTACATCCGGCAACTGATCGATCTGCCGACGCCGCTGATCGCGATGGCCATCGTGGTCGCGCTCGGCATCGTGGCGTCCTGGGGCATTCTCGAATCGGTGATGCTCGCCGGACTGCTGACCTTGATCGAGACCGGCGGACTGGTGTGGATCGTCGTCTCGGCCGTTCACTCCGGCGTCGCGTTCGGCCCTGCCTTGCTGACGCCGCCGCCGCTCGATCTCGGCGTTCTTTCCGGCATCACCTTCGCCGGCCTGCTCGCGTTCTTCGCCTTCGTCGGCTTCGAGGACCTCGCCAACGTCGTGGAGGAGGCCAAGAGCCCGCAGCGAAGCATTCCGTGGGCGATGGCGCTCACGCTGCTGATCACCTCCGTGCTGTATGTGCTGATTGCTGCGATCGCGGTGACCGCCGTGGCGCCGGGCATGCTGTCGGCCTCTCCGGCGCCGCTCAGCCTGGTGTTCAATGCCGTCGCAGGCATCAGCCCCGCCACCTTCACCGCGATTGCGATCGTGTCCACGCTCAACACCATTCTCGCTCAGATGACGATGACGGCGCGCGTCGTCTATGGCATGGCGGGGCAGGGCGACCTGCCGCGCATCGCCGGCCGCGTCGATCCGCGCACCGGAACGCCGCTGATCGCAACCGGCCTCGTCATGCTGGCGGTCGCGATCCTCGCGCTGGCCTTCCCGCTGGAGCGGCTGGCGGAAGGCACCTCGCTCGCGACGCTGACGATCTTCGCCATCGTCAATCTGTGCCTGCTCCGTATCCGCATCTGGCGCATCGGATCGGATGCCGCCCATGTGCGGGTGCCGCTATGGGTCCCCGCACTTGGTCTCATCACGTGTATGCTGATGATCGTCAGCGCGTTCGTCGCGGCCTGA
- a CDS encoding RNA ligase RtcB family protein produces the protein MGNSHRVDGRAPVHGFYSSSSWIEGAAARQLETVADICGVRAVAGMPDLHPGKFGPVGCAILADHIHPAFVGSDAGCGMALYQLDLASRRIRVDKAADRLRDVATPYDGDIVSELAAHQLAPSDFDASLGTIGGGNHFCELQAVEEVFDPSCGIDRDRAHLLVHSGSRGLGHALLERQIADGLKPLAPDSGAGHAYLAAHDHALRWASLNRQVIAQRAATALRCEADPVCACSHNCIEHRADGVLHRKGAAPSDQGLVVVPGSRGALSYLVAPLASAPKEALWSIAHGAGRKFDRSSMIGRVGATRSDRERLARNPFGGRVICEDRALLADEAPEAYKPIVGVIADLEAFGLARVVASFRPLVTVKKIAVQRPRREDRR, from the coding sequence ATGGGCAATTCCCATCGCGTGGACGGCCGTGCGCCGGTCCACGGCTTCTACTCGTCCAGCTCCTGGATCGAGGGCGCCGCTGCGCGCCAGCTCGAAACCGTGGCTGACATCTGTGGCGTGCGTGCTGTCGCCGGCATGCCGGATCTGCATCCCGGCAAGTTCGGTCCCGTCGGCTGCGCCATCCTCGCCGACCATATCCACCCGGCCTTCGTCGGCTCCGATGCGGGCTGCGGCATGGCGCTGTATCAGCTCGACCTCGCTTCGCGCCGGATTCGCGTCGACAAGGCGGCCGACCGGCTGCGCGACGTCGCCACACCCTATGACGGCGACATCGTGAGCGAGCTCGCAGCTCATCAGCTTGCGCCGTCCGACTTCGATGCGTCGCTCGGCACGATCGGCGGAGGCAATCACTTCTGTGAGCTGCAGGCGGTCGAGGAGGTGTTCGATCCGTCCTGCGGCATCGATCGCGACCGCGCCCATCTGCTGGTGCATTCGGGCTCGCGCGGCCTCGGCCATGCGCTGCTCGAACGGCAGATCGCCGACGGCCTCAAGCCGCTCGCGCCGGACAGTGGGGCTGGCCACGCCTATCTCGCAGCACATGATCACGCGCTGCGCTGGGCGTCGCTGAACCGGCAGGTCATCGCGCAGCGGGCCGCGACGGCCCTGCGCTGTGAGGCCGATCCGGTCTGCGCGTGCTCGCACAATTGCATCGAGCATCGTGCAGACGGCGTGTTGCACCGAAAGGGGGCTGCGCCGTCCGACCAGGGTCTCGTCGTCGTGCCGGGCTCGCGCGGCGCGCTGTCCTATCTGGTCGCGCCGCTCGCGTCAGCGCCAAAGGAGGCGTTGTGGTCGATCGCGCATGGCGCCGGTCGCAAGTTCGACCGGAGCTCGATGATCGGCCGTGTCGGCGCCACGCGATCGGATCGCGAGCGTCTCGCGCGCAATCCGTTCGGCGGCCGCGTGATCTGCGAGGACCGCGCGCTGCTCGCCGACGAGGCGCCGGAGGCCTACAAGCCGATCGTCGGCGTGATCGCCGATCTCGAAGCATTCGGGCTGGCGCGCGTCGTCGCCAGCTTCCGCCCGCTGGTGACGGTGAAGAAGATCGCCGTCCAGCGGCCGCGCAGGGAGGACCGGCGATGA